DNA from Solanum stenotomum isolate F172 chromosome 3, ASM1918654v1, whole genome shotgun sequence:
TTGACATTTAGTAGCCTAGTGTGACTCTAACTCTTCAGCAGTTAACAGTTGTACACATTGGTCGTACGAGGTTGTTCAACCCGTTTCATATCTTCAGCTTCCCTTATCTTCAACACTTAGTCGTATCAGGTTGCTCAACTTGTTCCATATTTTCAGTTTCTCTTATCTTTAAAACATAGTACCAATGAGTTTtctttatattcttgtttttggGTGGATCCCACTAATAATAGCAACGTTATGAGTTTGGAAACACATATTTAGTTCTATTCATGCTTGTATATCATacgtatttatatatatgatctaAAGTACTGAGTTCTGCTGAACGTATGGTTAAATTTGTCACTTGTCTTGCACCAAATTCTAATGCTaactttaaatattgaataataGGGGAAATCTGGGAAAATATGCAGAGGAAGTACAAAAGTAAGCTATCAAGATCATATGCATGATCACTGAAGGTCTAGGACTTAGTCCTACATATCTAAGCCAAAATGTGAAAGATAGAATAAATGCAATTGCTGTCAATTGTTACCCTCTATGCCCATAACCAAGCCTTGCACTTGGACTTCCACCACATTTAGACTACAGTATCCTACAATCACCCTTCAAAGCTCAAATGGACTAGAAATTTGGACTCACAAAACAATGAATAGAGGCCAGTCCAAAACCTTTATGATACCTTACAAGTTCATGTAGGTGACCATCTTGAAGTACTAAGTAATGGCTTGTACAAATTAAAGGTGTGGTACATAGGGTGACATTGAACTCTCATAAAACAAGAATTTCAGTTTCTAGTTTGCATAGTTTGGGAATGGATGAGAAAATGAAGACAGCTGAAGAACTAATAGTGGATGATGAAAATCCAAAGAGTATAAAGAAAGTAGCTTTCCagattttctcaaatttctacATGAGAATGATATTGGACAAGGTAGTAGCTTCCTCATGACACTTAAGAAAAACTATATGTTGGCTTAAATATggaataaaaaggaaacaaagcAATGTGTTGTATAATGACTAATGAGTTTAGTTTTTTTGAACATCATTTTTACTCTTCAATCAAATACTATTCATACAATTACAATTagataacataagcaatgggGAGGGTCAAACAGGGGAAAAGAGGCAGAAATCACAAAACGGACATGAGAGTTATTACGTCAATTCAATGCACGTGTCTTGAAACCACGTATACAAATTCAACTATATCATTTTACGGGCAACCAGTGAGATTTGAATCTTGTATAATGATAACCAATATTTAGTATACAGTACTCCCAGTCTTCTTCTGGTCtatttatatgtatatctattGGGTGTGCTCACCAAACATTTGTTTGCAATCAGACTTGACATATTAAGTTCAAGATTCCTGTATAACTAGTCCACCTTTTCACTTCTTGatttatgtcacgacccaaaaatgaacatgatgatactcgtcttatcccacaaaggcaagtcagcctaaaacccaatTAATACAATAAATGTGGaagtaaaacaagaaaaagagacTAACACCATCTAATAATGctgaaatcaaaatcaactcaaacaacaccttaaaatttggttgtcacgtgtatAAGACTCTCATTTTCCAAAgtgaaaagagaaagagagataaTTTGGGAGTTAATatctcagatggtcactcaactatgcacTCTTCtttcagaaagtcactcaactttcaattttaactcaaagtcactcaactatgtaTTTTTCTCtgagaaagtcactcaactttgaattttaactcaaaagtcactcaactatccacTTTTTTCTCAGACTCAacctatttaattaaaatttgctaatataattttttttatataaaaaacaaaaaatttaaaaagtaaaaaatactatttaaaCCATTTAGTGATCCACCCACTTGACCCGAcccattaaaaaatataatattgaccCATTTTATTGCCTCTTTCTCCTCGTCCTGCGTTTATTTTTTCCTGATTTTCCATTGTTGTTTTCATGGTGGTATTGAGGTATTCACCTTCTGggttttctttatttcttattttttctgaatacccatttcaaatttttaagtttgttttagCTCTAGGAATGAGGTAAGAGTAGTGAAAATGATTCattctttcttgttttattcattGCTTCTTTGCTACTCTTACATTGCTTCAGATAGATCTATTAATGATTTGCAAGATCAGTGTTTAATCCTCCCTTGGGGAATTTGGAGTTTCTTGTGCCCACCAGGTGTTTGTTAAAATGGGGCTATGGGTGCATTTGGTTCTAGCTTTTGTGTTGTCCTGTTTCTTGATTAAAGAGGCAAATGCTACTTTTACTCCTGCTGATAAATATTTGATTGCTTGTGGATCTTCCAAAAATGTAACCTTTCTTGGCCAGATTTTTGTTCCTGACACACACCATTCTTCAGTTGTTTtggaaagtgaagaaaattCTATTTCTGCTCGAGaactagaaagaaaaaaacgcacaggagaaggagaaagagtcaATAAAATGggtcaatattatatttttagtggGTCGGGCCAAGCGGATTGGGTcattaaatggtttaaatgaatattttttttaaaaaaataattggtttttaaataaaaaaattatatcagcaaatcttaattaaaatattaatttaataggttgagCGACTTTATGAGAGAAGAGTGGATAATTGAATGATTTttgagataaaatttaaaattgagtgactttttgagaaaaaagtgAGTAATTGaatgactttctgagagaagaatacatagttgagtgaccatgtGAGATATTAACTCCATAATTTGGAGTCAACAAGTGTCTTCTGAATCAGGACAATCTATGCTCCATCACCTAACCAacataacaatttaaaatagtttctctttGTCCATAATCTCAACAAACTTTATGTATAATTCCCTTATGTAAGCTActaacattttatatataaagttaGGTAATCAAATTACAAAGTTCCCTGTCTTGCGTGacacaaaattaatatacatatatattcatttCTTCTAATTATGGCAAAGCTTCTACTGGTTTATGTCATGGTAATTCTTGCTACTATATACTCAGGTTCAGCCACTAACTACATGGTGGGTGATAATTCTGGCTGGGATATTAGTACTGATCTTGATACATGGTTACTAGGCAAACGATTTCTCGTTAGGGATGTTCTTTGTAAGTATATCATCTTATCTCTAAATACACATTTATAGATCAAGACTTAAATTTTCCTCAAATCCTTAGTTACAACTTACGACTATTGACTCATCTTGTTTTGCAGTGTTCCAGTTTTCGACGAATCATAGTGTGTATGAGGTAAGAAAGTAGAATTTTGATAGGTGCAACATAACAAATACAGTAAAATCGAGCAGTAAAGGCAATACAAGTTTCCCAATAACAGTGCCAGGGGACAGTTACTTCATTTGTGGGAACAGGTTACATTGCCTTGGAGGGATGAAACTTGATGTAAATGTAGAAGATAATATTAACAAGATGGCTTCTCCAGCAGCACTGCCAGTACCTCAGGCCGGAGCCTCTAAGTTTCCTACACATTCTTCTAAGACCAACAACCCTTCAACTATTGTTCCTCGTTTGACTAATTTGCCCAACCAACTTGGTTTAGATTCTGTACTTGTCGCAACACTTGGGTTTCCCATTGATTCATTTATATCAATATGTCCAACATTAGAACTGATACAACAGGGCTAGTATAGTTACTATTATGTGGATTGAAGATTGACAAGATTGAAAAATGCGCCTCGTTTATCCTTAAGGTAAGAATAGGTTCCTTTCTCCAAAATCTTCCCCTCTGAAATAAAAGCAATGGAGTCTAAATTCCTGATAGTATTAAGGCGATGCGCCACAACCACTGTCGTTCTTCCAACCATTAGTTGATCCAATGCTTCCTGCACAAGTTGCTCTGACTGAACATCCAGAGCACTCGTTGCTTCGTCTAGAAGTAGTATACTTGGGTTACGTATTATTGCCCGTGCTATAGCAATTCTTTGCTTTTGCCCTCCTGAAATTGTCACACCTCTATCACCACATTCCGTCTCGTATCCATTTTTAAGTGACCTACATTAAACATGTCATATTAGTCtgtttggtcaaacttctaaAATTAAGTACGATTTGGTAATAACTAAAAAGCATATGTACTTACGAAATGAATTCATGTGCATTAGCAGCTTTTGCAGCTTCCACTACCTCATTTTCAGATGCATTAAGTTTGCCAAACAAAATGTTTTCACGGATAGTGCCTGAATATATCACTGGTTCTTGACTTACAAGGGCCATGTTCCCTCTATACCATCCTAAATCGAGTAATCGAATGTCCATCCCATCGATTTTCAGTGATCCTTTATCTGCATCGTAAAATCTTTGAATCAACGCAATTACTGTTGATTTTCCGCATCCACTTTTCCCAACCAGTCCAATGCTAGTGCCTGCTTTCACCTCCAGGCTGAATTCGTGCAACACTAGCCTGTCAGGCCGACTTGGATATGTAAAATCAACCTTTTTCATCTCTATTCGACCGGTCATTTTGGTACCTATGCTGTTATTCTTTGCCTAGTTTTGTAAAATATGTTACAATATTAGCTCAAATGATATGAATTGAAGTGAACATTTAAAAAGGATTTAGAGAAGGCCATTTGTCTTATTACCTCATGCGATCCTTCGATCAGTGATTTTCGATCAAGAATGGAAAAAATCGAAGCAACTACTGTTGATCCCTTGGCAAGATCAGAAGTCATGCTTCCAGCTTCAGCTATTACCTTTCCAGTACTGACTAATATAAAGAAAGTCTTGAAGACATCAGCAGCTGATATTTCTCCAGCATTAACTAACTTTCCGCCATACCAAAAATCCAGGGCCCAACAAATGAATGTTAGGCCTTGTGCTGATCCTATACCGATACCAGCTAACCAAGATTTCTTCCTAGCCTCTTTCCTTGGCTCATCCTGTGCCTCATCAAAGATGTCAAGAACCTTATATATGCTCCCAAATGACGTCACGATCCTATGATTGTAAACAGCCTCTACAGCAATTTGAGTGCTACGACATTGTGCCTTAACAAATTTAGCTGTCATAGTGGATAGTAAGACTTTTCGTGTGTAAAAGCAGAGAATCGTGAGTGGTTGAACAACGATCATAACTAGTGCAAGTTTCCAAGCCACAATTAGCCCCATTACCATAGCAACAGTGACCGCTGAAGTGCTTTGGACTAAGAGTGAAACTCTATCAGCAACAAGAGATTTCACCATGGCTGCTTCATTGCTCAATCGACAACATAAAGCTCCACTTGAGTTCTGTTCCTCATCAAACCAGGCTGCTTCGAAGCTCAAAATCTTCTCGAGCACTTGCAGTCTTATTCTTCTGGTCAGGCGTTCTCCCATGTAAGCGAAATTGTAATGTTGGCAAAGATTGAGAATAACTGAGACAAGGCAAAGGATGATGAAAATCATACAGTATTTCTGAATTCTAGATTGCATTTCCTCGTGACTTGGCGAGTAAAAAGCAGAAATCATGCCACCTATGGTTAGTGCATAGACAGGTTGCACTGAACCAAATGCAATGGCTGCTAAGATTCCAATAATTCCTTGCTTCCATTCAGGTAAGTTTAACGAAAGGAGCCGAGTGAAGGAAGGGGGAGGATGAGGTGAAGCTTGTATGGGGCTATCCTCAATGAGCAAGGGTGAGGCAGTTACAGCCGGACTTGCTCTCATTCCTGCACTGCTCCTTGCTACTGAAGAAATACGAGGTTCAGCGCTTTGTTCTTGATCGATAGAGCTGAACTGTCTTTGAAGTTTTGCTAGTCTTGCATACTGCCCATCTTTCTCCATAAGCTCATTGTGTGCCCCTAGTTCACTGATGCAACCGTTACTCACTACTGCAATGAGGTCTGCATTTCTTACTGTTGATAGCTTATGGGCAACAACCTGATCATCAAATTCGTTGAAAGGGACCTCGTTATATATCTCTCtacatttctttttattattgaaagTAAGAGAAGAACGGGGTTGATTGCTCAGATGTTCACTCGATTAATAGTTATTATatcaaaagtcatttttcttcttgattccaCTTTTCTTTAACCAAAAAAGTGACTTTTTAAGATAATACAACTATTAGTCGAGTGACCATCTGAGAAATCAACTCGAGGAGAAAGATTACCAGTGTAGTTCTCCCAACGATAGCTTGATCCAAGGCATTTTGAACAAGTGTTTCTGATTCAGAATCAAGTGCACTTGTGGCTTCATCAAGCAGAAGAATCACAGGATTCTTTATAATGGCTCGAGCAATCGCAATTCTCTGCTTTTGACCACCTGATAGAAGTGCTCCTCTTTCACCAATCTGTCACAATTAATCATGTTAGAACCGCGTATAACAAATGTACGTACCTAGTACTATAATGTCACAAGATCATGAACTGACCTTGGTCTCATATCCATCTGGAAGTTGCGTGATGAAATTATGAGCATTCGCGGTCATTGCTGCAGCCACAACTTCATCCATAGTTGCATCAACTTTCCCAAACATTATATTCTCCCTAATAGATGTCCCAAATAATGCATTTTCTTGACTTACTAACCCCATTTTCCCTCTCAACCATTTCAACTGCAACGACTTTATTTCTACTCTATCAATACATATAGCTCCTGCATTAGCATCATAAAACCGTTGAATCAGGGCAATGACAGTGGATTTTCCACTTCCACTTGATCCAACAAGGGCTACTGTTTTGCCTGCTTCAATTTTAAGATTGAAGTCCTTGAGGACAACGGTATCTGGGCGAGAAGGATATGTAAACTTGACATTCCTGAATTCAACCTCTCCTCTAATATCTTCGAGCACGAGTCCCCTTGTGTCTTCACCATCAATTTCTGGTACGCGATCAATCCTATCAAATATTCTCGAGGCAGCAACAGAAGCTTCAGTGAAGTATTTCACCTCAGGCAGAGCCATCCCAAGTGATCTACATAACATTTACcagttattatttttctatttataaaacATTTGTATCTTAGCAACCTTTGGATTAAAAACCGAAGTTAAAATGTAAGTCTCTGAATAGAGAAATACAGATCAAATGCAGCCATATatcttttaaacaaataaaagcaaTTAGTATGACATAGTTATATAGTGAAATTAATTTGATAAGTGAGATCAAAATTATATATGCTAATCCAATCATTCATGACATTTTACATAGATTATCTAATGGGGAAAACAAATGGTGCTAGTATGACTAGTCCAATTTTCATATTTCAACGAAATACTCAAATGGTTACTATTGAAAAAACAGGAATTAGCGATAGACAAATTTTATAGATAAACAACAAAATTGGTGGCTAATCCTATTTAGTGACAAATTACCAATGGattatcacaaaaaaaaaatagttatgatTAACTAAGCGACGAAATTCGtagttaattttagtttttttcttgtA
Protein-coding regions in this window:
- the LOC125860323 gene encoding putative ABC transporter B family member 8, translating into MSSSSEKAFENKNKNSIGIIFRYADGKDILLMFLGTIGAIGDGISTNCLLVYVSQLFNSLGYGKTQQNNHNFMEQIEKCSLYFVLLGLGVMVVAFMEGYCWSKTSERQVLKIRYKYLEAILRQEVGFFDSQEATTSEITNGISKDTSLIQEVLSEKVPLFVMHTTVFISGIVFSAYFSWRLAIVALPTIFLLIIPGLIYGKYLLYLSGKSFKEYSKANGIVEQALSSIKTIYSFTAEKSVIERYSLILDGTIKLGMKQGIAKGLAVGSTGLSFAIWALLAWYGSHLIMHNGENGGRIYAAGVSFVLGGLSLGMALPEVKYFTEASVAASRIFDRIDRVPEIDGEDTRGLVLEDIRGEVEFRNVKFTYPSRPDTVVLKDFNLKIEAGKTVALVGSSGSGKSTVIALIQRFYDANAGAICIDRVEIKSLQLKWLRGKMGLVSQENALFGTSIRENIMFGKVDATMDEVVAAAMTANAHNFITQLPDGYETKIGERGALLSGGQKQRIAIARAIIKNPVILLLDEATSALDSESETLVQNALDQAIVGRTTLVVAHKLSTVRNADLIAVVSNGCISELGAHNELMEKDGQYARLAKLQRQFSSIDQEQSAEPRISSVARSSAGMRASPAVTASPLLIEDSPIQASPHPPPSFTRLLSLNLPEWKQGIIGILAAIAFGSVQPVYALTIGGMISAFYSPSHEEMQSRIQKYCMIFIILCLVSVILNLCQHYNFAYMGERLTRRIRLQVLEKILSFEAAWFDEEQNSSGALCCRLSNEAAMVKSLVADRVSLLVQSTSAVTVAMVMGLIVAWKLALVMIVVQPLTILCFYTRKVLLSTMTAKFVKAQCRSTQIAVEAVYNHRIVTSFGSIYKVLDIFDEAQDEPRKEARKKSWLAGIGIGSAQGLTFICWALDFWYGGKLVNAGEISAADVFKTFFILVSTGKVIAEAGSMTSDLAKGSTVVASIFSILDRKSLIEGSHEAKNNSIGTKMTGRIEMKKVDFTYPSRPDRLVLHEFSLEVKAGTSIGLVGKSGCGKSTVIALIQRFYDADKGSLKIDGMDIRLLDLGWYRGNMALVSQEPVIYSGTIRENILFGKLNASENEVVEAAKAANAHEFISSLKNGYETECGDRGVTISGGQKQRIAIARAIIRNPSILLLDEATSALDVQSEQLVQEALDQLMVGRTTVVVAHRLNTIRNLDSIAFISEGKILEKGTYSYLKDKRGAFFNLVNLQST